The following proteins come from a genomic window of Yinghuangia sp. ASG 101:
- a CDS encoding geranylgeranyl reductase family protein, producing the protein MTSTPAQPPQDPATGEPVWDVVVIGAGPAGASAARVAAEAGRSVLVLEKATLPRYKTCGGGIIGPSAASLPPGFRPPVMDQVTAVSFTLRGRWRRTRRSRSGSPMFALVNRPEFDAALVDAARAAGAAVREGATVQRLDQDADAVVVGLADGSVVRARALVGADGSAGRTSAYVGVTFAQVDLGLEAEIPVPPEVADYWRGRVLIDWGPIPGSYAWVFPKDDVLTVGVICARGNGEATRAYLRDFVAGLALSGFRPSVSSGHLTRCRTDESPLARGRVLVAGDAAGLLEPWTREGISFALRSGGAAGEAAAVVAAARTDADVKEATEAYRARVDGTLGREMRAGRLMLAAFTRRPRVFHGAVATVPKAWTAFESIVRGRKTLARYVERAPIRKALDRIAR; encoded by the coding sequence ATGACCAGCACCCCCGCGCAGCCCCCGCAAGACCCCGCGACCGGCGAACCCGTATGGGACGTCGTGGTCATCGGAGCCGGTCCCGCGGGGGCGTCCGCGGCCCGGGTCGCCGCCGAGGCGGGGCGCAGTGTCCTCGTGCTGGAGAAGGCGACCCTGCCGCGCTATAAGACCTGCGGCGGAGGCATCATCGGCCCGTCCGCGGCGTCGCTGCCCCCCGGTTTCCGGCCACCGGTCATGGATCAGGTCACGGCGGTGTCGTTCACGTTGCGCGGCCGGTGGCGGCGGACGCGGCGATCGCGTTCGGGTTCGCCGATGTTCGCCCTCGTCAACCGTCCCGAATTCGACGCCGCACTGGTCGACGCCGCGCGCGCGGCCGGAGCGGCGGTCCGGGAGGGCGCGACGGTCCAGCGCCTCGACCAGGACGCGGACGCGGTGGTCGTGGGCCTGGCCGACGGCTCGGTCGTGCGGGCCCGGGCGCTCGTGGGCGCCGACGGCAGCGCGGGTCGCACGTCGGCGTATGTCGGCGTCACCTTCGCCCAGGTCGATCTGGGGCTGGAGGCCGAGATCCCGGTGCCTCCGGAGGTCGCCGACTACTGGCGCGGGCGGGTGTTGATCGACTGGGGCCCGATCCCCGGTTCGTACGCCTGGGTCTTCCCGAAGGACGACGTGCTGACGGTCGGCGTGATCTGCGCCCGGGGCAACGGCGAGGCGACGCGCGCCTATCTGCGCGACTTCGTCGCGGGTCTGGCCCTGTCGGGATTCCGGCCGTCGGTCAGCTCGGGGCACCTGACGCGCTGCCGCACCGACGAATCCCCGCTCGCCCGGGGCCGCGTGCTCGTCGCCGGCGATGCCGCGGGGCTGCTGGAGCCGTGGACGCGCGAAGGGATCTCGTTCGCCCTGCGGTCCGGCGGCGCGGCCGGCGAGGCGGCGGCCGTGGTCGCCGCCGCCCGCACGGACGCCGATGTCAAGGAGGCCACGGAGGCGTACCGGGCGCGTGTCGACGGCACGTTGGGGCGGGAGATGCGCGCCGGGCGCCTGATGCTCGCCGCGTTCACGCGCCGCCCCCGGGTCTTCCACGGGGCGGTCGCGACGGTCCCCAAGGCGTGGACCGCCTTCGAGTCGATCGTGCGGGGCCGCAAGACCCTCGCGCGGTACGTCGAACGCGCCCCGATCCGGAAGGCGCTCGACCGCATCGCGCGCTGA
- a CDS encoding gamma-aminobutyraldehyde dehydrogenase, which translates to MTDLRILRNFIDGKSVDAVDGRTMRVVDPATGEAYATSPLSRAPDIDAAMQAAANAFEAWSETTPSERQLALLRIADAVEKRADELVAAECRNTGKPRGLTASEEIPPMVDQIRFFAGAARLLEGKSAGEYMAGHTSFVRREPVGVCAQVAPWNYPMMMAVWKFAPAIAAGNTVVLKPSDTTPESTVLLAGIIGEILPPGVFNVLCGDRETGALMVAHRTPAMASITGSVRAGMAVAESAARDLKRVHLELGGKAPVLVFDDADIAGAVQGIADAGYFNAGQDCTAATRVLVQEGVHDEFVARLTETAARLKTAGPDVEDADYGPLNSAEQLATVGGFIERLPAHARIETGGRRIDGPGFFYAPTVVSHLRQDDEIIQHEVFGPVVTVQKFADEAEALENANGVEYALASSVWTKDHARAMRLSRKLDFGCVWINTHIPLVAEMPHGGFKHSGYGKDLSAYGLEDYTRVKHVMSYVQG; encoded by the coding sequence ATGACTGATTTGCGCATCCTGCGGAACTTCATCGACGGCAAGTCCGTCGACGCCGTCGACGGCCGGACCATGCGCGTCGTGGACCCCGCCACCGGAGAGGCGTACGCGACGTCCCCGCTGTCGCGGGCGCCCGACATCGACGCGGCGATGCAGGCCGCGGCGAACGCCTTCGAGGCCTGGAGCGAGACCACGCCGTCCGAACGCCAGCTCGCCCTGCTCAGGATCGCCGACGCGGTCGAGAAACGTGCCGACGAACTGGTCGCGGCCGAGTGCCGCAACACCGGCAAACCCCGAGGTCTGACCGCGTCGGAGGAGATTCCCCCGATGGTCGACCAGATCCGCTTCTTCGCGGGCGCGGCGCGTCTGCTCGAAGGCAAGTCGGCGGGCGAGTACATGGCCGGCCACACGTCGTTCGTGCGCCGCGAGCCGGTCGGCGTCTGCGCCCAGGTCGCGCCGTGGAACTACCCCATGATGATGGCGGTGTGGAAGTTCGCGCCGGCGATCGCCGCGGGCAACACGGTCGTGCTGAAGCCGTCCGACACCACTCCCGAATCCACGGTGCTGCTCGCCGGGATCATCGGCGAGATCCTGCCGCCGGGTGTGTTCAACGTGCTGTGCGGGGACCGCGAGACCGGTGCGCTCATGGTCGCGCACAGGACCCCCGCGATGGCGTCGATCACCGGCTCGGTGCGCGCGGGCATGGCGGTCGCCGAGTCGGCGGCGCGCGACCTGAAGCGCGTCCACCTCGAACTGGGCGGCAAGGCACCGGTCCTGGTCTTCGACGACGCCGACATCGCGGGCGCGGTCCAGGGCATCGCGGACGCGGGCTACTTCAACGCGGGACAGGACTGCACCGCGGCCACCAGGGTCCTGGTCCAGGAGGGCGTCCACGACGAGTTCGTGGCCAGGCTCACCGAGACCGCGGCGCGGCTCAAGACCGCGGGCCCCGACGTCGAGGACGCCGACTACGGCCCGCTCAACAGCGCCGAACAGCTCGCGACCGTCGGCGGGTTCATCGAGCGGCTGCCCGCGCACGCCAGGATCGAGACGGGTGGTCGCCGGATCGACGGGCCCGGATTCTTCTACGCCCCGACTGTCGTCTCGCACCTGCGCCAGGACGACGAGATCATCCAGCACGAGGTCTTCGGCCCGGTCGTCACCGTGCAGAAGTTCGCCGACGAGGCCGAGGCGCTGGAGAACGCGAACGGCGTGGAGTACGCCCTGGCGTCGTCGGTGTGGACGAAGGACCACGCGCGCGCCATGCGGCTGTCGCGCAAACTCGATTTCGGCTGCGTCTGGATCAACACGCACATCCCGCTCGTCGCCGAGATGCCGCACGGCGGCTTCAAGCACTCCGGCTACGGCAAGGACCTGTCGGCGTACGGCCTGGAGGACTACACGCGCGTCAAGCACGTGATGTCGTACGTGCAGGGCTGA